A region of Curvibacter sp. AEP1-3 DNA encodes the following proteins:
- the cobO gene encoding cob(I)yrinic acid a,c-diamide adenosyltransferase produces the protein MHIETPPTEKPYEKAEGERRGIVIVNTGDGKGKSTAAFGLALRAHGRGKKVKIFQFMKVPTARFGEHRMFEQIGIPIEGLGDGFSWKSQDLEHSAQLARDGWAKAKAAILSGDYFMVTLDEITYPLIYGWMPLDDVLETLKTRPSHVHVVLTGRRCPPEIIELADTVSEIQMVKHAFKAGIPAQRGIED, from the coding sequence ATGCACATCGAAACCCCACCCACCGAAAAGCCCTATGAAAAAGCCGAGGGCGAACGCCGCGGCATCGTCATCGTCAACACGGGCGACGGCAAAGGCAAAAGCACGGCCGCTTTCGGCCTGGCCCTGCGCGCGCATGGCCGTGGCAAGAAGGTCAAGATCTTCCAGTTCATGAAAGTGCCCACCGCCCGCTTTGGCGAACACCGCATGTTCGAGCAGATCGGCATCCCCATCGAGGGCTTGGGCGACGGCTTCAGCTGGAAAAGCCAGGACCTGGAGCACAGCGCCCAGCTGGCGCGCGACGGCTGGGCCAAGGCCAAAGCAGCGATCCTGAGCGGCGATTACTTCATGGTCACGCTGGACGAAATCACCTACCCGCTGATCTACGGCTGGATGCCGCTGGACGACGTGCTGGAAACTCTCAAGACCCGCCCCAGCCATGTCCATGTGGTGCTGACCGGACGCCGTTGCCCACCCGAGATCATTGAGTTGGCGGATACGGTGAGCGAGATCCAGATGGTCAAACACGCGTTCAAGGCGGGCATTCCGGCCCAGCGTGGCATTGAGGACTGA
- a CDS encoding ABC transporter ATP-binding protein has product MKNIAIRADSISASLGNGIAKQQVLHGVSVDIAAVQWTSIVGPNGAGKSTLLRCLAGVLPHSGTVHLLGKPMQSLPQRERARQLAWLGQNETSADDLTVWDVALLGRLPHQAWLAPASPADHAAVEQALRATQAWDWRCRPLGHLSGGERQRVLLARALAVQAQVLLMDEPLANLDPPHQADWLDVVRALVAQGTTVVSVLHEISMALHAKQVVVMAQGRVTHHGASNDASTHAALVDVFDHRIAIHAIEGQWVALPKTRPSREDRNGCSA; this is encoded by the coding sequence ATGAAAAACATAGCTATCCGCGCAGATTCCATCAGCGCCAGCCTCGGAAATGGCATCGCCAAGCAGCAGGTGCTGCACGGTGTGTCAGTAGACATTGCGGCAGTCCAATGGACCAGCATCGTCGGCCCCAACGGAGCGGGCAAGTCCACCTTGCTGCGCTGTCTGGCCGGAGTGCTGCCCCATAGCGGTACGGTGCATCTGTTGGGAAAACCCATGCAGTCACTGCCGCAGCGCGAGCGCGCCCGCCAGTTGGCCTGGCTGGGTCAGAACGAAACTTCTGCCGATGATTTGACGGTATGGGACGTGGCCTTGCTGGGTCGTTTGCCGCACCAAGCCTGGTTGGCGCCCGCCAGCCCGGCAGACCACGCGGCCGTAGAGCAAGCGCTTCGTGCGACCCAGGCGTGGGACTGGCGTTGCCGCCCGTTGGGCCACCTGAGCGGCGGCGAGCGTCAGCGGGTGCTGTTGGCACGGGCACTGGCGGTGCAGGCCCAAGTACTGCTGATGGACGAGCCCCTGGCCAACCTGGACCCGCCGCACCAAGCCGACTGGCTGGACGTCGTGCGCGCTTTGGTGGCGCAAGGCACCACGGTAGTGAGCGTGTTGCACGAAATCAGCATGGCTCTGCATGCCAAGCAGGTGGTGGTCATGGCGCAGGGGCGGGTGACCCACCACGGCGCGAGCAATGATGCAAGCACCCATGCTGCGCTGGTTGACGTGTTCGACCACCGTATCGCCATCCATGCCATTGAAGGGCAGTGGGTGGCGTTGCCGAAGACCAGGCCATCGAGGGAGGACCGGAATGGATGCTCTGCGTAG
- a CDS encoding FecCD family ABC transporter permease has protein sequence MNTPLVRWLALAGVLAALLLLAVGICVGSTGFENLLKPLLNPDQDPGQTAMAQQIVWQIRLPRTAGAWAAGALLGLAGAVAQGLFRNPLADPYLLGSASGASLGVALALAALGGGAGMLGGGSAGSMMNGAVAVSVFSSSVWVRIGLTGAAFVGAVAAVLLTLLLSRGVGHTLRLLLAGVVVGVVLGATTHLVLLYTPDSLQAMQAFMLGSTAFVGWTSFNLMAGVWLVCVLAAWLLARVLDGLSLGDATALSLGLPVAPMRAALVAVLALATGTAVAQTGLIAFVGLAAPHLVRSMVKTTHAHLMLLSSLVGGVLLMAADTLARGLLAPQELPVGVLTAVLGGGYLLWLMHRGGRHSGGAT, from the coding sequence GTGAACACCCCATTGGTGCGCTGGCTGGCTCTGGCGGGGGTGCTTGCAGCCCTGTTGCTGCTGGCTGTGGGTATCTGTGTGGGCAGCACCGGGTTTGAGAACTTGCTGAAGCCCTTGCTGAATCCCGACCAGGATCCGGGCCAGACGGCCATGGCACAGCAGATCGTCTGGCAGATCCGGCTGCCGCGCACCGCGGGCGCTTGGGCGGCTGGTGCGCTGTTGGGCTTGGCCGGTGCGGTAGCGCAAGGCTTGTTCCGCAACCCGCTGGCGGACCCTTATCTGTTGGGAAGCGCCTCTGGCGCTTCGCTGGGCGTGGCATTGGCTCTGGCGGCCCTAGGCGGTGGGGCAGGCATGCTGGGTGGCGGCAGCGCCGGCAGCATGATGAATGGTGCGGTGGCGGTCAGCGTGTTTTCCAGCAGCGTGTGGGTGCGCATCGGCTTGACCGGAGCGGCTTTTGTGGGCGCAGTAGCCGCAGTGCTGCTGACCTTGTTGCTCAGCCGAGGTGTGGGCCACACCCTGCGCCTGTTGCTTGCGGGTGTGGTGGTGGGAGTGGTGCTGGGTGCTACCACCCACCTGGTATTGCTCTATACCCCCGATTCTTTGCAGGCCATGCAGGCCTTCATGCTGGGATCTACTGCCTTTGTAGGATGGACTTCGTTCAACCTCATGGCCGGTGTGTGGCTGGTGTGTGTGCTGGCCGCCTGGCTGTTGGCACGGGTGCTCGACGGCCTGAGCCTGGGGGACGCAACTGCACTCAGCCTGGGTCTGCCGGTCGCGCCCATGCGCGCCGCTTTGGTGGCTGTGCTGGCGCTGGCCACCGGTACGGCGGTGGCGCAAACAGGGCTGATCGCTTTTGTGGGGCTGGCGGCGCCGCACCTGGTGCGCTCTATGGTCAAAACCACCCATGCCCACCTGATGTTGCTTTCCAGCTTGGTGGGCGGCGTTCTGCTCATGGCGGCCGACACGCTGGCGCGTGGCCTTCTGGCACCGCAAGAGCTGCCCGTGGGCGTACTTACCGCAGTGCTGGGCGGTGGCTACCTTCTGTGGTTGATGCACCGGGGTGGCCGGCATAGCGGAGGTGCCACATGA
- a CDS encoding ABC transporter substrate-binding protein, with protein sequence MVVIALVFGFAGATHALQVTDDRGVTITLPAAPQRIVSLLPSLAETVCELGHCQRIVGVDRYSTYPSSLQKLPQVGGGLDPNIEMIVALKPDVVLMAKSSRAGERLESLGIKVFALEPKTHADVQRVLLKLGQLLEVQDAQRIWRAIDAGVSAAAQSLPAKARGAKVYFEVNEGPYAAGESSFIGETLTRLGAKNIVPSKLGPFPKLNPEFIVRANPDVILIGQRSAGALMARPGWQSIRALRENRVCIFPTEEANVLVRPGPRMAEAARIMAKCLETKSPVNGGKS encoded by the coding sequence ATGGTCGTGATCGCACTGGTATTTGGTTTTGCGGGTGCCACCCACGCCCTGCAAGTCACCGACGACCGCGGAGTAACCATCACCTTGCCCGCCGCGCCGCAACGAATCGTGAGCCTGCTGCCCTCGTTGGCAGAAACAGTCTGCGAGTTGGGCCACTGCCAACGCATCGTGGGGGTGGACCGCTATTCCACCTACCCGTCCAGCTTGCAAAAGCTGCCCCAGGTCGGCGGCGGCCTGGACCCGAATATCGAGATGATCGTCGCCCTCAAACCCGATGTGGTGCTCATGGCCAAGTCATCCCGCGCAGGCGAGCGACTGGAGTCTTTGGGCATCAAAGTGTTCGCCTTGGAGCCCAAAACCCATGCGGATGTGCAGCGTGTATTGCTCAAACTGGGCCAATTGCTGGAGGTGCAAGACGCCCAGCGCATCTGGCGCGCGATTGATGCGGGCGTGTCGGCTGCGGCCCAGTCCCTGCCAGCCAAAGCGCGCGGCGCCAAGGTGTACTTTGAGGTGAATGAAGGGCCGTATGCGGCGGGTGAATCGTCCTTCATCGGCGAGACGCTGACCCGGCTGGGCGCCAAAAACATTGTCCCTTCCAAGCTGGGCCCGTTCCCCAAGCTCAACCCCGAGTTCATTGTCCGGGCCAATCCGGACGTGATCTTGATCGGCCAGCGCAGCGCAGGCGCCTTGATGGCGCGGCCCGGTTGGCAATCCATACGCGCGTTGCGTGAAAACCGGGTGTGCATTTTCCCCACGGAAGAGGCCAACGTGTTGGTGCGGCCCGGCCCGCGCATGGCCGAGGCCGCGCGCATCATGGCCAAGTGCCTGGAGACCAAGTCTCCCGTCAACGGAGGCAAGTCGTGA